CCAGACACGTTTTGTCATACACTGACGCTCTCATTGggtattggcttgggcaggaagggggtaaaggtgcccagtatgcaagtggttaatgtccatTTGAGAAAAGTGCAATCATCAAACTGTCTATATTGTCTAACAGAGGTATctggatcagaaaaaaaaaatgagtatcACGGTTCCTATATATGAATTTCAAAATGGAATTTAGCTATTAGCCTGCAATTTAACAGTCCCCAGAGtgagctttttttgttttttgtttttttgtcagaaCTGGCTAAAATTAGCCGCCAATCTGTTCTTTATTTGGAGCTATCATGTCTTCTGGAGCACAGTTTACGTTTGAAAGACACTCTGATCTCTTTGTTCCGTAGGCTGTATATAATAGGGTTCAGGATAGGGGTTAGCACAGAATAAATGACTGCCAATACACGATCATAGTACAAAGAGTAACTTGTGGTAAGCCGCacatacataaacacaatacaggtaaAAAATAACAATACTACAGTCAGGTGAGATATGCAGGTAGAGAAAGCCTTCACTCGTCCAACCGATGTCTTTATTTGGAAGACCGCAAAAATGATCCTAATATATGAAATCATTATGAAGAGGAACGTCACCAGGATAATAAAACTATTGATGATGAAATCAGCCAGGACGTTGATGGAGGTGTCTGTGCAAGCCAAGCTGAGCAGTGGTGGAAAGTCACAGAAGATATGTTGGATTTCATTGCTCCCACAAAAAGGAAGCTTAGATATTAGGATTACTTCAGTGATCGGACATAAAAACCCGATAGTAAAACAGAGGGCTACTAACTTTACAGTCAACTCAGAGGTCATGATAGAAGTGTAATGCAGTGGTTGGCAAATAGCTAAGTATCTATCATAGGCCATAGTCGTCAGAAGATAGCACTCGCTGGCTCCAAGAGAATGGAAAAAATAAGTCTGTAAGAGGCAGCCCTTAAAAGATATGCTTTTTctcggcactagaaggttgatcAACATCTTTGGAATTGTAACTGCAGTGTACCAAATCTCCAGGAAAGACAAGACGCTAATGAAGAAGAACATTGGGCTATGGAGCTGTGAGTCCAGCTGTACAGTAGAGAAAATAATCACGTTTCCAGAAATAGTAAGAAGGTAAATGAGAAGAAGACATACAAAAAGGTATGGACCATATTTATGCAGAGTTGGAAACCCAACGAGGATGAACTCAGAGACACTAGTTTTATTCCAGGGTTCCATCATTTAATCTGCAAAGGTAAAAACTTCATAGAAGGTTGATATTTTTTTAGAGCCTCTAAAATGCAATTAGTTACATGGAaatgtatgtaaagccaaaacctttttttcaggTTTGGATAGAGTGGACTCATAAGTTTTCATTGATGTATTGACCACGTCCCCTTTGAGACGAAACGTTGGGCAAgcaacgttctgacgtcaccgcgttaccaGCCGAACCCAGGAAGACACGGGCAGGCAGatcgaggagccggccggctcgatttaTTTATGCTTCTAACATTGGAAATCATTGTAAGTGCGCATTTTTAAGTTctacaataaatgtattttggattTTATACTATGCAAGTTCTTTTCTCTTATATGGCACTTCTCAATATACACTGAATGAGATTACCTGCAATAAGGCTTTTTCCTGGTGAAGATGCTTTTGGAAGCTATCAGCTTACATGTGATTTTGATCTCCTTAAAggcgaggttcaccctaaaaacgactttcccttattacactgcccccccacattacaatgcgattatgcctattacttttttttgaggctgtacataccttcgtacagctattcacccgtggcttccgggttgcgagtcccgcgggagtgggcgttcctaacatggtggtgattgacgttttgacaaaaaacgagctcccccgtcacgtaagccgcgtcacgattggcgaaaggagccgaatggcgatgcgcaggcgcagtatagcgccgactcgccgttcggctcctttcgccaatcgtgacgcggcttacgcgaaggggggagctagttttttgtcaaaacgtcaatcaccaccatgttaggaacgcccactcccgcgggactcgcaacccggaagacacgggtgaatagctgtacgaaggtatgtacagcatcaaaaaaaagtaataggcataatcgtattgtaatgtgggggggcagtgtaataagggaaagtcgtttttagggtgaacctcccctttaacaagaGATCTTTCTAGCTGGTAAGAGGCAGTAATTACTTAAGGTGGAGGTGCTTTTCTATCTTCACGTTTCCGGATGCTGTGGATTTTTTTACTTGGAGATTGCAGTTTGAACATATTCATTTGGACTATACATACATGGATTGTTCATTATTTGGACTTTGAATGACTTCACTTGTCACTGGGTTATCTTATATTTCACATATGTTTATATAGTCACTCTCTCTTTATATGGAGAGTGTCTTATTATATGTTCAGCACTTATTATTCAATgtatcttttatttatatataggtTATCTTTATATGAATTTTCACGTTACTGAAAAGAcacctagggctagattcacagacatctcgtcgctagtcggcttttcccgtcgtaaagttacgagtcctatttcatggcttatatttagaccagccatgttttttttttgcgtaagacgtccgggaatacgaaaggacgtaatgcacgtcgccgttcaaaaaacacgtcggggcgccgtaatttcgcgcaaagcacagcgggaaatttcctaacggagcatgcgcagaacgttcggtgcgggagcgcgcctaatttaaatgatacacgccccatttgaattaggcgggcttgcgccggatggctttacgttacactgccgcaagtttacacgcaagtgctttgtgaatcaggcacttgcgctgaaaacttgcggcggtgtaacgtaaaggagatacgttacgccgctgcagatgtctgtgaatctagccccctgtgtCTAtttattccattgtagctctggctgtatgtttagggtggtTGTCCTGTATGGAAGGTTAACCTccgccccggtctcaagtcttttgcagactctaacaggttttcttctaagattgtcctgtatttggctccatccatcttcccatcaactccgaCCAGCTTCCCTGCCCCCCTTTGCTTAACAAATTCAAAAGCAATGTGCCTCCCGTGAAAACAGGAAGGGCGTGTTTTTGGAGAATGCGGGCAATGATCCCGCTACCTCTTGCATGCTAAGCGAGCGCTCTACCACTTGAGCTAACCCCActttgtccctgctgaagaaaggtatcctcacaacatgatgctgccaccaccatgtttcacggtggggatgatgtgttcagggtgatttgcagtgttagttttccggcacatttagtgttttgcttttagggcaaaaagttcaattttggaatctgaccagagcatcttctaTCACATttcctccacatggcttctcacaaactgcaaacgggacttcttatggatttcttttaacgatggctttcttcttgctactcttcCAAAAAAAGCAAGATTTGTGGTGTCccctggacagattctcccacctgagttgtggatctctgcTTTAAAGTTCTCCAcatctttatccctgacctgtctggtgtgttccttggccttcatgatgctgtttgttcactaaagttctctaacaaacctccgagggcttcacagaacagcttttatttatactgagattaaattacacacaggtggactctatttacaaattaggtgatttctgaagacaattggttcccTTAAATTTTAGTTACATACAAaaacacgccacacttttcacatatttatttgtaaaaaaaatgaaaaaccattcatcattttccttccacttcacaattatgtgccactttgtgttgatctaacacataaaattccaataaaatagatTTACGTTTTTTGCGTTTATTTTAAACTGGCattaaactcaaaagcaaacatttattgcattgcagcttaccaatgcttagatgtgatggctgcattcgttttcttctttaggctttctttcttctattttcatctggtgagtcAGCCAGCAAAgttcaagctctccagcagaatgtatcagtttacatagaTGGGACAATCGATTTGCCACTGACAGGGGTGAATAAAATGACCAGCTGTTATTCTGTATATGCTGTATTCAAATTTGCTAATAcatttattgccccccccccccccccacaaggaaAACATAGGAAAAAATCCTAAACATGGAAAACATATGCAGTCACCACCTCTAATGATTGGTTTTGGTACTTTCAGCATGCaatcttatagccagattcacgtaggcgggcgcaacattaggcaggcatagcgtatggcatatacgctacgccgccataagttagagaggcaagtgctgtattcacaaagcacatgcctcctaagttacggcgccgtagcgtaaatggggccggcgtaagcgcgcctaattcaaatgaggatgaggggggtgtgttttatgtaaataggtcgtgacccgacgtgattgacgttttttacgaatggcgcatgcgccgtccgtgtacatatcccagtgtgcattgctccaaagtatcctgcaaggacgtattgatttcgacgtgaacgtaaatttcgtcaagccctattcacgaacgacttacgcaaacgacgtaaaattttcaaatttcgacgcgggaacgacggccatactcaacattgactaggccagctatttgttcgactaactttaccccgggaatcgccttacgcaAACAGCATATTTTTACTGCGACgagcgcacgtacattcgtgaatcggcgtatcttgctgatttgcgcattctaggcgtaattcagcgttcacgcccctagcggccggcggaactagacagctaagatacgacggcgtaggccgtcatatcttagctaggtttaagtgtatctcagtttgagcatacacttaaacatacgacggcttagattccgagttacgacggtgtatctactgatacgccggtgtaactctttgtgaatctggctaatagtctcCATTCACAGCAGCATACCgggataccggtcctgctgatgggctaAGGACCTTCtgcggctctgtccagctctcctcgagtaactgcctgtctcctgaaatctcctccatgctcttgagactgtgctgggagacaaggcaaaccttctggcaatgacacgtattgatgtgccatcctggaggagttggactgcctgtgcaacctttatagggtccaagtatcgccttgtgctaccggtagtgacactgaccctagccaaatgcaaaaccagtgaaaaacagtcagaaaagatgagtagggaaaaaaaaatccagacacctccacctgaaaaacccttcctgttttggaggtcgtctcattgttgcccatctagtgcacctgttgttaatttcaattaacagcaaactgattaacaaccccctctgtatacacccctccccctctgcaacttaactgaccagatcaatatcccaggagttctgaatcAAAGgtgttccttaaatttttttgagcagtgaatatatatatatatatatatatatatatatataggtgtttACCTGTCTGGTTCACTCTGTTTGTGTCCTCTTTTTATGTTCTGTCCTATGGTCTATGGTCTTTGGTTATACtaaaacacaggtgtcaaacacaaggcccgcaagccgaatccggccctccaggccttttcatgtggccctcgcacctcttctgcagctacaggagagctccagccctcctctggtcctcctccagacaccttctttctgctttcaagcaatgcatccagcttcttctca
This sequence is a window from Rana temporaria chromosome 10, aRanTem1.1, whole genome shotgun sequence. Protein-coding genes within it:
- the LOC120916115 gene encoding olfactory receptor 6N2-like yields the protein MMEPWNKTSVSEFILVGFPTLHKYGPYLFVCLLLIYLLTISGNVIIFSTVQLDSQLHSPMFFFISVLSFLEIWYTAVTIPKMLINLLVPRKSISFKGCLLQTYFFHSLGASECYLLTTMAYDRYLAICQPLHYTSIMTSELTVKLVALCFTIGFLCPITEVILISKLPFCGSNEIQHIFCDFPPLLSLACTDTSINVLADFIINSFIILVTFLFIMISYIRIIFAVFQIKTSVGRVKAFSTCISHLTVVLLFFTCIVFMYVRLTTSYSLYYDRVLAVIYSVLTPILNPIIYSLRNKEIRVSFKRKLCSRRHDSSK